In one Drosophila pseudoobscura strain MV-25-SWS-2005 chromosome X, UCI_Dpse_MV25, whole genome shotgun sequence genomic region, the following are encoded:
- the LOC117184752 gene encoding uncharacterized protein produces MECSTDELSGSGSGSLIGRCPYRTVRAKGVGGVQQLPMKKAGTKQRLTRQKCDKSMTLAAARSAKTSPVKMTPVPKWDGSCVGSLPARSRRLLCLSRVSLSPRAGHFSSRGPWPLRRIRISVGIWTDLRFIRPAISLYPTFPPPLSGCALVALGLWEPRFLTAFRRLHSSFTDHF; encoded by the coding sequence ATGGAATGCAGCACCGACGAGTTGAGCGGctctggcagcggcagcctcaTCGGCCGTTGCCCATATCGCACCGTTCGTGCCAAAGGAGTAGGCGGAGTCCAGCAGCTTCCAATGAAGAAGGCTGGCACCAAACAGCGTCTGACCAGACAGAAGTGCGATAAGTCCATGACTCTGGCTGCCGCTCGTAGTGCCAAAACATCCCCAGTGAAGATGACTCCAGTGCCCAAGTGGGATGGGTCATGCGTCGGAtcactgccggcccgatcccgccgtctCCTTTGCCTCTcgcgtgtctctctctctccgagagcgGGTCACTTCTCCTCTCGgggcccttggcctcttcgccgcaTCCGGATATCCGTGGGTATCTGGACTGACCTTCGCTTTATCCGGCCAGCCATCAGCCTTTATCCGACCTTCCCACCGCCTTTATCCGGCTGTGCtttggtcgcactcggcctgtgggaaccgCGGTTCCTCACAGCCTTCCGCCGCCTTCATTCAAGCTTTACCGATCATTTCTAG
- the LOC117184751 gene encoding uncharacterized protein: MGKHKSSLQDEILVGFMKDNPDLAKGFVKGDRVVVDAKWAELCGALNAVGPPIKDALGWKKVWADWKTNIRKKMAKNKSETRATGGGPFAQQSLGELEEEVAKLCGLYEMVEGVGGLAYGLPPRTTKAADTGVKCVMEDPIEEEPLEKDEPSEKEEPMAKRRRTRPVQTMDLNDLCAAQLDEMSAISKKISEHFERMESLEKKKLEVQKALVDKFSQILDKFAK; this comes from the exons at GGGAAAGCATAAATCATCTCTTCAAGATGAAATCCTGGTGGGTTTTATGAAAGACAACCCGGACTTGGCAAAAGGATTTGTGAAGGGCGACCGAGTTGTTGTCGATGCCAAGTGGGCAGAGCTTTGCGGCGCTCTCAATGCTGTTGGGCCGCCAATCAAGGACGCATTGGGTTGGAAAAAG GTTTGGGCAGATTGGAAAACGAACATCCGCAAGAAGATGGCGAAAAACAAATCAGAAACTCGAGCTACAGGTGGAGGGCCCTTCGCTCAGCAATCGCTTGGGGAATTGGAGGAGGAAGTGGCCAAGCTATGTGGCCTCTACGAAATGGTGGAAGGAGTAGGTGGCCTAGCGTATGGACTTCCCCCCCGTACGACCAAGGCGGCCGACACTGGGGTTAAGTGCGTGATGGAAGACCCCATTGAGGAGGAACCCTTAGAGAAGGACGAACCCTCAGAGAAGGAGGAGCCCATGGCGAAGCGCCGTCGAACTAGACCAGTGCAGACCATGGACCTCAACGATCTCTGCGCTGCTCAGCTGGATGAAATGTCGGCAATTTCCAAGAAAATTTCGGAACATTTCGAACGAATGGAATCGTTAGAGAAGAAGAAGCTCGAGGTCCAAAAGGCACTTGTAGACAAATTTAGCCAAATTTTGGACAAATTTGCGAAATAA
- the LOC26533158 gene encoding uncharacterized protein — protein MGKKRKKATNLTKTMDNYGHAKTTETTGLTSTTNTLMQTRRTNNNGAPAGITDAMRTLRCIPAGSVVPLCVVYWRWLDWWCWRASWANLEMASGSSPAAHVASVR, from the exons ATGgggaagaagaggaaaaag GCAACTAATCTAACTAAAACTATGGACAACTACGGACATGCAAAAACTACAGAAACAACAGGATTGACATCTACAACAAATACATTGATGCAGACAAG GAGGACAAACAACAACGGAGCACCGGCGGGCATAACAGACGCAATGCGAACATTACGCTGTATACCGGCCGGCTCTGTTGTCCCCCTGTGTGTTGTTTATTGGCGATGGCTGGATTGGTGGTGTTGGCGTGCATCGTGGGCAAATTTGGAGATGGCGAGCGGCTCTAGTCCGGCCGCCCACGTTGCATCTGTCAGGTGA